The following are from one region of the Bradyrhizobium sediminis genome:
- the fliK gene encoding flagellar hook-length control protein FliK — protein sequence MPLTVNPILSVVAAQGPARDLVLQPGTVVDAKVMQLLADNLVRISIANMSIDVVSEVPLQAGQALRLAVSQNEGGIRLAVVGQGAGAAADTVTLTPGALVDAPANPAVIGAPAKDILTPIEKLAVSTAAQAAATQQGSLAPLFADASSAVSSHALPANLQTAVTQLLAQRTSLDQNLTGSEIKNAFQKSGLFLEASLASGLVAPGAAGVPDLKAALIVLRQTLLSSLAAARGPAQGPATDVAASPALAPSLSPDVEVQEILLPQTRLAVAADSLALRGGSRAAAGAALTLLQEGLQELGKASLAPGAVRDLRSEDVTFHTNVPPPPFRGAQPTAQPIALPSLPPDAPLATTAHHLLGDTDAAIARQTLLQVASLPDRVDASPARIDPAAPRWHFEIPFATPQGTALAQFEISRDGGGSEVEAAKRVWRARFSLDVEPAGPVHALVSLVDDKTSVRMWAERPATAAQLRAGAAQLSQALSRAELVPGDIVIRDGTPPQSAPAPAGHFLDRAL from the coding sequence ATGCCCTTGACCGTCAATCCGATCCTTTCCGTCGTTGCCGCGCAAGGGCCGGCGCGCGACCTCGTGCTGCAGCCGGGGACGGTGGTCGACGCCAAGGTGATGCAACTGCTCGCCGACAATCTGGTGCGGATCTCGATCGCCAACATGTCGATCGATGTCGTCTCGGAAGTGCCGCTGCAGGCCGGACAAGCTTTGCGGCTGGCGGTGTCGCAGAACGAAGGCGGTATCCGGCTCGCGGTGGTCGGGCAGGGCGCCGGCGCGGCCGCCGACACCGTGACACTGACGCCGGGTGCGCTGGTCGACGCGCCGGCCAATCCGGCCGTGATCGGTGCGCCCGCCAAAGACATTCTGACGCCGATCGAGAAGCTCGCGGTGTCCACGGCGGCGCAGGCCGCCGCCACGCAGCAAGGCAGTCTGGCGCCGCTGTTCGCGGACGCCAGTTCCGCCGTGTCGTCGCATGCGCTGCCGGCGAACCTGCAAACCGCGGTGACGCAATTGCTGGCGCAGCGCACCAGCCTCGATCAAAACCTGACAGGCAGCGAGATCAAGAATGCCTTTCAGAAATCCGGGCTGTTTCTCGAGGCTTCGCTGGCGTCGGGATTGGTTGCGCCTGGGGCCGCCGGCGTTCCAGATCTCAAGGCTGCGCTGATCGTGCTTCGCCAGACGCTGCTGTCGTCGCTCGCCGCAGCACGGGGGCCTGCTCAGGGACCGGCCACGGATGTCGCGGCATCGCCGGCGCTTGCTCCGTCGCTGTCGCCGGATGTCGAGGTGCAGGAAATTCTGCTGCCGCAGACGCGGCTCGCGGTCGCGGCGGATTCCCTGGCATTGAGGGGCGGATCGCGCGCCGCGGCCGGCGCCGCGCTGACCTTGTTGCAGGAGGGACTGCAGGAACTCGGCAAGGCCTCGCTGGCGCCGGGAGCCGTGCGAGACCTGCGCAGCGAAGACGTCACCTTCCATACCAACGTGCCGCCGCCGCCGTTCCGCGGCGCGCAACCGACGGCCCAGCCCATCGCCTTGCCGTCGCTCCCACCGGATGCACCGCTCGCCACCACAGCGCATCATCTGCTCGGCGATACCGACGCCGCGATTGCGCGCCAGACCCTGCTGCAGGTGGCTTCACTGCCCGACCGTGTCGATGCGTCTCCGGCACGGATCGATCCGGCGGCGCCGCGCTGGCATTTCGAAATTCCGTTTGCGACGCCACAGGGAACCGCGCTGGCGCAGTTCGAAATTTCCCGCGACGGCGGCGGCAGCGAGGTCGAGGCCGCCAAGCGGGTATGGCGGGCGCGGTTTTCGCTCGACGTCGAACCGGCCGGTCCCGTACATGCGCTGGTGTCGCTGGTCGATGACAAGACCTCGGTGCGGATGTGGGCGGAACGGCCCGCGACCGCGGCGCAACTGCGTGCCGGTGCCGCGCAGCTCAGTCAGGCGCTGAGCAGGGCCGAGCTCGTGCCCGGCGATATCGTGATCCGCGACGGCACTCCGCCGCAATCGGCGCCCGCGCCCGCCGGGCATTTCCTGGACCGCGCGCTATGA
- a CDS encoding EscU/YscU/HrcU family type III secretion system export apparatus switch protein: MTVETKRQVAVALHYDKTGAPRVVAKGKGSIGAKIIEVAKAHDIPIEENEVLAGALSNVEIGDEIPAELYKAVAEVLVFVLRLSGRIR, translated from the coding sequence ATGACCGTGGAAACCAAGAGGCAGGTTGCGGTCGCGCTGCATTACGACAAGACCGGCGCGCCGCGCGTCGTCGCCAAGGGCAAGGGCTCGATCGGCGCCAAGATCATCGAAGTCGCCAAGGCCCACGACATTCCGATCGAGGAGAACGAGGTGCTCGCCGGCGCGCTCTCCAACGTCGAGATCGGCGACGAGATTCCGGCCGAGCTCTACAAGGCGGTGGCGGAAGTGCTGGTGTTCGTGCTGCGGCTGTCGGGGCGGATTCGCTAG
- a CDS encoding glycerophosphodiester phosphodiesterase family protein, with amino-acid sequence MPTRHRFTLLSALLGVALLSPAAAQVALPEAQIGPRPFYLVDKMKDGALKQKLSQCTGPFRRSDFSIGHRGAALQFPEHSRESYTAAARMGAGVIECDVTFTKDRQLVCRHSQCDLATTTNILSVPELAAKCSQPFVPADPATGRKAAAKCCTSDITLAEFRQLTAKMDGSNPNATTAADFQNGTPRWRTDLYANSGTLMTHDESIALIRSFGAKFTPELKAPEVPMPFDGDYTQEKYAAQMLDAYKAAGIPASDVFAQSFGLADILFWVKTAPEFAAQAVYLEDRYEKQGLDAGKPETWKPSMAELKASGVKILGPPIALMLALNDKGEIVPSEYARAAKTAGLDLIGWSLERDGPLGKGGGFYHRSIKRAIDRDGDTLTVLDALAQQVGVRAMFSDWPATTTFYASCMGMK; translated from the coding sequence ATGCCGACCCGCCATCGTTTCACGCTGTTGTCCGCGCTGTTGGGCGTGGCCCTCCTCTCCCCCGCCGCGGCGCAGGTAGCGCTGCCCGAAGCACAGATCGGCCCGCGACCGTTCTACCTCGTCGACAAGATGAAGGACGGAGCGCTGAAGCAGAAGCTGAGCCAGTGCACCGGTCCGTTCCGCAGAAGCGACTTTTCGATCGGCCATCGTGGTGCTGCGCTGCAATTCCCCGAGCACAGCCGGGAATCCTATACCGCGGCGGCCCGCATGGGCGCCGGCGTGATCGAATGCGACGTGACGTTCACAAAAGACCGGCAACTGGTGTGCCGGCATTCGCAATGCGACCTGGCAACCACCACCAACATCCTGTCGGTGCCGGAACTCGCCGCAAAATGTTCGCAGCCGTTCGTCCCGGCCGATCCCGCGACCGGCCGCAAGGCGGCGGCGAAATGCTGCACCAGCGACATCACGCTCGCCGAATTCAGGCAGCTCACCGCCAAGATGGACGGTTCGAACCCGAACGCCACCACCGCGGCCGATTTCCAGAACGGCACGCCACGCTGGCGCACCGACCTCTACGCCAATTCCGGAACCCTGATGACCCACGACGAGAGCATTGCGCTGATCAGGAGCTTCGGCGCCAAATTCACGCCCGAACTGAAAGCGCCTGAAGTGCCGATGCCGTTCGACGGCGACTACACCCAGGAGAAATACGCCGCACAGATGCTGGACGCCTACAAGGCCGCCGGCATCCCCGCGAGCGACGTGTTCGCCCAAAGCTTTGGCCTCGCCGACATCCTGTTCTGGGTGAAGACCGCGCCGGAGTTCGCGGCGCAGGCGGTTTATCTCGAAGACCGTTACGAGAAGCAGGGCCTTGACGCCGGAAAGCCCGAAACCTGGAAACCTTCGATGGCGGAATTGAAGGCCTCTGGCGTGAAGATCCTGGGGCCGCCGATCGCGCTGATGCTGGCGCTGAACGACAAGGGCGAGATCGTGCCGTCGGAATATGCCAGGGCTGCCAAGACCGCGGGCCTCGATTTGATCGGCTGGTCGCTGGAGCGCGACGGGCCGCTGGGCAAAGGGGGCGGCTTCTATCACCGCTCGATCAAACGCGCCATCGACCGCGACGGCGACACGCTCACGGTGCTCGATGCGCTGGCGCAACAGGTCGGCGTGCGCGCCATGTTCTCCGACTGGCCGGCGACCACGACGTTCTATGCGAGTTGCATGGGGATGAAGTAA
- a CDS encoding GCG_CRPN prefix-to-repeats domain-containing protein: protein MKYLIAAALLATTVVGFGATADAAGGCGRGFHRGPYGGCRPNAAMVVVRPPVVYRAAPVVVVPRARVCPYGMVWRHGRCRY from the coding sequence ATGAAGTATCTTATCGCAGCGGCCCTGCTTGCGACCACGGTTGTGGGCTTTGGCGCCACGGCCGATGCCGCCGGCGGATGCGGTCGCGGCTTCCATCGCGGCCCCTATGGCGGATGCCGGCCCAATGCCGCCATGGTCGTGGTGCGTCCGCCGGTGGTGTACCGGGCGGCTCCGGTCGTGGTGGTGCCTCGCGCCCGCGTCTGCCCCTACGGCATGGTCTGGCGTCATGGACGTTGCCGTTATTGA
- the blaOXA gene encoding class D beta-lactamase, translated as MLPVINRRHALGLFAAASLLSSRSYANVAYQRSEIRADLAKRFADEGTPGTFVGYKTDDYLIIASDKDRSGEAKLPASTFKIPNSIIALETGVVEDPDKDVFKWDGVTRSIEAWNKDHTLRTAIAASVVPAYQEIARRIGPERMQKYLDLFEYGNRNIGGGIDQFWLTGDLRIDPVQQIDFVDRLRRGVLPVSKRSQDLVRDILPVTKVGDAVIRAKTGLLGAERGEPSLGWLVGWAEKGSAITVFALNMDCREPRHVASRIKVAQQCLADIGAI; from the coding sequence ATGCTCCCCGTGATCAATCGCCGTCATGCGCTCGGCCTCTTTGCCGCCGCCAGCCTTTTGTCTTCCCGCAGTTATGCCAATGTCGCGTATCAGCGCAGCGAGATCCGCGCGGATCTGGCGAAACGCTTCGCCGACGAGGGAACGCCTGGCACCTTCGTCGGCTACAAGACCGACGATTATCTGATCATCGCCAGCGACAAGGATCGTTCCGGCGAAGCGAAGCTGCCGGCCTCGACCTTCAAGATTCCGAATTCGATCATCGCGCTGGAGACCGGCGTGGTCGAAGACCCGGACAAGGACGTCTTCAAGTGGGACGGCGTTACCAGAAGCATCGAAGCGTGGAACAAGGACCACACCTTGCGCACGGCGATCGCCGCCTCCGTGGTGCCCGCCTATCAGGAGATCGCCCGGCGCATCGGGCCCGAGCGGATGCAGAAATATCTCGACCTCTTCGAATATGGCAACCGCAACATCGGCGGCGGCATCGACCAGTTCTGGCTGACCGGCGATCTGCGCATCGATCCGGTGCAGCAGATCGATTTCGTCGACCGGCTGCGGCGCGGCGTGTTGCCGGTGTCGAAACGCAGCCAGGATCTGGTGCGCGATATCCTGCCGGTGACAAAAGTCGGCGATGCCGTGATCCGCGCCAAGACCGGGTTGTTGGGCGCCGAGCGCGGCGAGCCCTCGCTCGGCTGGCTGGTGGGCTGGGCCGAGAAGGGCAGCGCCATTACCGTGTTCGCGCTCAACATGGATTGCCGCGAGCCGCGCCATGTCGCCAGCCGCATCAAGGTGGCGCAGCAATGCCTTGCCGATATCGGCGCGATCTGA
- a CDS encoding Abi-alpha family protein — MLAAGMSSTIAKALSKAISPLTGEVTKELSGYLGDQIRFMRWKSAIHIVKRARLFCDEENLAPERIPVKFLVPFLEGASFEDVESDQSIADMWSSLLGAAVTGYQARHAVYVDILKKLSTKEASYFRSLHSLIMKEEIYQDDGFDPDMWSSNDRQDQIDLFVSSFEREGGQILKMYREGDFIPTEPYDQLMNSLMGHCIRTDVIPLAYDLGFYQSEGWTNGIGSPFKQSEEHIEAIFNLVALGLMEKFDVAAWYPKRHQVGKWAIRGTCSFAILTSLGFDFMKACMREELKSPKGKKARRTSPAKKVSNPK; from the coding sequence ATGCTCGCTGCAGGCATGAGCTCGACGATAGCTAAAGCCCTGTCGAAGGCCATCTCCCCGTTAACTGGAGAGGTCACCAAGGAATTATCTGGCTATTTGGGTGATCAGATAAGGTTCATGAGATGGAAAAGTGCTATTCATATTGTGAAGCGCGCGAGATTGTTCTGCGATGAAGAGAATCTAGCTCCCGAAAGAATCCCTGTAAAATTTCTAGTGCCGTTCTTGGAAGGCGCCTCATTCGAAGATGTAGAATCTGATCAATCAATTGCGGACATGTGGAGCTCCTTGCTCGGCGCTGCTGTTACAGGCTATCAGGCTCGGCACGCAGTCTATGTCGACATATTGAAGAAGCTATCGACAAAGGAGGCGAGCTATTTTCGAAGCCTCCACTCTCTTATCATGAAGGAGGAGATTTATCAGGATGATGGATTTGATCCTGACATGTGGAGTTCGAACGACAGACAAGACCAGATAGATTTGTTTGTGTCGTCGTTTGAAAGAGAAGGCGGTCAAATCTTGAAGATGTACCGCGAAGGGGATTTTATTCCGACCGAACCCTATGATCAATTAATGAACAGCCTTATGGGCCATTGCATCCGGACTGATGTGATACCTCTCGCATATGATTTGGGCTTTTATCAATCGGAGGGTTGGACGAACGGGATCGGAAGCCCATTCAAACAGTCCGAGGAGCACATCGAAGCGATTTTCAATCTCGTAGCTCTGGGATTGATGGAAAAGTTCGATGTCGCTGCGTGGTACCCGAAGCGGCATCAGGTTGGCAAATGGGCGATACGCGGCACTTGCTCATTCGCAATACTCACGTCTTTGGGTTTTGATTTCATGAAAGCTTGCATGCGAGAAGAGCTGAAATCGCCCAAGGGGAAAAAGGCACGAAGGACGAGTCCCGCAAAGAAGGTCTCTAATCCCAAATAG
- a CDS encoding DOPA 4,5-dioxygenase family protein, whose protein sequence is MTDVSHDPAPRSLREIASFHAHVYYDPYATRPEAERLRAWIGERFSVTLGRWHDVKVGPHDQAMFQVAFATEIFPELVPWLMLNHGSLSILVHPNTANPRRDHLGDPLWIGPALDLHGEKLPEEGPMEQAPAPNTHPVLRP, encoded by the coding sequence ATGACCGACGTGTCGCATGATCCCGCCCCGCGATCCCTCCGCGAGATCGCAAGCTTCCACGCCCACGTCTATTACGATCCCTACGCGACGCGGCCGGAGGCCGAGCGGCTGCGGGCATGGATCGGCGAGCGGTTTTCCGTGACGCTCGGCCGCTGGCACGACGTCAAGGTGGGCCCGCACGACCAGGCGATGTTTCAGGTCGCCTTCGCGACGGAAATCTTTCCGGAGCTGGTGCCGTGGCTGATGCTCAACCATGGAAGCCTGAGCATCCTGGTGCATCCGAACACCGCCAACCCGCGCCGGGATCATCTCGGCGATCCGCTCTGGATCGGGCCGGCGCTCGACCTGCATGGCGAGAAGCTGCCGGAAGAGGGCCCCATGGAGCAGGCGCCGGCGCCGAACACCCATCCGGTTCTCCGTCCGTAA
- a CDS encoding acyl-CoA carboxylase subunit beta, whose translation MKDILDTLEERRAGAKLGGGEKRIEAQHARGKLTARERIELLLDKGSFEEFDMFVEHRSTEFGMEKSKVPGDGVVTGWGTVNGRKTFVFAKDFTVFGGSLSETHAQKIVKIQDMAMKARAPIIGLYDAGGARIQEGVAALAGYSYVFRRNVVASGVIPQISVIMGPCAGGDVYSPAMTDFIFMVKNTSYMFVTGPDVVKTVTNEVVTAEELGGASVHATRSSIADGAFENDVETLLQMRRLIDFLPSNNTDGVPEWPSFDDIERVDMSLDTLIPDNPNKPYDMKELILKVVDEGDFFEISEMFAKNIVTGFGRIAGRTVGFVANQPMVLAGVLDSDASRKAARFVRFCDAFNIPIVTFVDVPGFLPGTAQEYGGLIKHGAKLLFAYSQCTVPLVTVITRKAYGGAFDVMASKEIGADVNYAWPTAQIAVMGAKGAVEIIFRADIGDADKIAARTKEYEDRFLSPFIAAERGYIDDVIMPHSTRRRIARALAMLKDKHVEIPMKKHDNLPL comes from the coding sequence ATGAAGGACATCCTGGACACCCTCGAAGAACGGCGCGCCGGCGCCAAGCTCGGAGGCGGCGAAAAGCGCATCGAGGCGCAGCACGCCCGCGGCAAGCTGACCGCACGGGAGCGCATCGAGCTCCTGCTCGACAAGGGGTCGTTCGAGGAGTTCGACATGTTCGTCGAGCACCGCTCGACCGAATTCGGCATGGAGAAATCAAAAGTGCCGGGCGACGGCGTCGTCACCGGCTGGGGCACCGTCAACGGCCGCAAGACCTTCGTCTTCGCCAAGGACTTTACCGTGTTCGGCGGCTCGCTGTCGGAAACCCACGCGCAGAAAATCGTAAAAATCCAGGACATGGCGATGAAGGCGAGGGCGCCGATCATCGGGCTCTATGACGCCGGGGGTGCGCGCATCCAGGAAGGCGTCGCAGCACTGGCGGGCTATTCCTACGTGTTCCGCCGCAACGTGGTTGCGTCGGGCGTGATCCCGCAGATCTCCGTCATCATGGGCCCCTGCGCCGGCGGTGACGTCTATTCGCCCGCCATGACGGACTTCATCTTCATGGTGAAGAACACCTCTTACATGTTCGTCACCGGCCCCGACGTGGTGAAGACCGTCACCAACGAGGTGGTCACGGCCGAAGAACTCGGCGGCGCCTCCGTGCACGCCACCCGTTCCTCGATTGCCGATGGCGCCTTCGAGAACGACGTCGAGACGTTGTTGCAGATGCGCCGGCTGATCGATTTCCTGCCTTCCAACAACACCGACGGCGTGCCGGAATGGCCGAGCTTCGACGACATCGAGCGGGTCGACATGTCCCTGGACACGCTGATCCCGGATAATCCGAACAAGCCCTACGACATGAAGGAGCTGATCCTGAAAGTCGTCGACGAGGGCGACTTCTTCGAGATCTCCGAGATGTTTGCCAAGAACATCGTCACCGGCTTCGGCCGCATCGCCGGCCGCACCGTCGGCTTCGTCGCCAACCAGCCGATGGTGCTGGCCGGCGTGCTCGACAGCGACGCCTCGCGCAAGGCCGCGCGCTTCGTTCGTTTTTGTGATGCCTTCAACATCCCGATCGTCACTTTCGTCGACGTCCCGGGCTTCCTGCCGGGCACCGCGCAGGAATATGGCGGGCTGATCAAACACGGCGCCAAGCTGTTGTTCGCCTACAGCCAGTGCACCGTGCCGCTGGTCACCGTGATCACGCGCAAGGCCTATGGCGGCGCGTTCGACGTGATGGCCTCGAAGGAAATCGGCGCCGACGTCAACTACGCCTGGCCGACCGCGCAGATCGCCGTGATGGGCGCCAAGGGCGCGGTGGAAATCATCTTCCGCGCCGACATCGGCGACGCCGATAAGATCGCCGCGCGCACCAAGGAGTATGAGGACCGCTTCCTGTCCCCCTTCATCGCCGCCGAGCGCGGCTACATCGACGACGTCATCATGCCGCACTCGACCCGCCGCCGCATCGCGCGGGCACTGGCGATGCTGAAGGACAAGCATGTCGAGATACCGATGAAGAAGCACGATAACTTGCCGTTGTAA
- a CDS encoding twin-arginine translocation signal domain-containing protein, with protein sequence MERRHFLKLAVGFAAGAAALAASAQAAPLMPQPLAADGRLPPEGDAHPAVVTGDEVDRLTPEEVHWGRGRGHHRGWGRRHWGWRRRHWGWHRRRWHRRRYWRRRYW encoded by the coding sequence ATGGAACGCCGCCATTTTCTGAAACTCGCCGTTGGATTTGCCGCGGGCGCGGCCGCGCTGGCCGCGAGCGCGCAGGCAGCCCCCCTGATGCCGCAACCTCTCGCCGCAGACGGACGGCTGCCGCCGGAGGGTGATGCGCATCCCGCGGTCGTCACCGGAGACGAGGTGGATCGTCTCACGCCCGAGGAAGTGCACTGGGGCCGCGGACGCGGCCATCACCGGGGCTGGGGCAGGCGTCACTGGGGCTGGCGCCGCCGTCATTGGGGCTGGCATCGCCGCCGCTGGCACCGCCGCCGCTACTGGCGCCGCCGTTACTGGTAA
- a CDS encoding outer membrane protein, with protein MKNSLAAAAILAMGATAAQAADLPYRKAPPVAVAPAYDWTGFYVGANAGWVGSVNNDVGLTGTDTGGGGFGSELADGSTPRTFNTRYSGFIGGGQVGYNKQFGTWLLGVEADIMGSNASASATHINLPQPPFPARSAITTVVSNKLNYLGTVRGRLGVVVNNPLLLYVTGGLAYGQTELGVSSVCPTCGPARNLATTSGPTNFGWTVGAGAEWMFAANWTAKVEYLYYDLGTNTTAPLVYNYGASTSTLTASIRETGQLARVGINYKWGGPLVAKY; from the coding sequence ATGAAAAATTCATTGGCGGCAGCGGCTATTTTGGCGATGGGGGCGACGGCTGCCCAGGCGGCCGATCTGCCTTACAGGAAGGCCCCTCCCGTAGCGGTCGCTCCCGCTTACGATTGGACGGGGTTCTACGTCGGCGCTAATGCCGGATGGGTCGGCTCCGTCAACAATGATGTCGGTTTGACGGGAACGGATACCGGTGGCGGCGGCTTCGGATCGGAACTCGCCGATGGATCGACGCCTAGGACTTTCAACACGCGTTACAGTGGCTTCATCGGCGGCGGCCAGGTCGGCTACAATAAGCAGTTCGGTACTTGGCTCCTCGGCGTCGAGGCAGACATCATGGGATCGAACGCCAGCGCCAGCGCCACCCATATCAATCTTCCCCAGCCGCCGTTCCCGGCTCGCTCCGCGATAACGACAGTTGTCTCGAACAAGCTGAACTATCTGGGCACCGTCAGGGGCCGCCTTGGCGTTGTGGTCAATAATCCCTTGCTGCTTTACGTGACGGGCGGTCTCGCCTACGGCCAGACCGAGCTTGGGGTCAGTTCGGTTTGCCCGACTTGCGGTCCGGCGCGTAATCTCGCCACAACGAGCGGCCCGACCAACTTTGGTTGGACGGTAGGCGCAGGCGCCGAGTGGATGTTCGCTGCGAATTGGACCGCCAAGGTTGAATACCTCTATTATGACCTCGGTACCAACACGACGGCGCCGCTCGTCTATAACTACGGTGCAAGCACGTCCACGCTGACCGCCTCGATAAGGGAGACGGGTCAGCTCGCGCGCGTCGGTATCAACTACAAATGGGGCGGCCCACTCGTCGCGAAATACTGA
- a CDS encoding DUF4260 domain-containing protein, with amino-acid sequence MTDIASGGATGAAIGGARTLLRLEGLALFAGMTLLYAVWEGSWWVYALLFLAPDLSFAGYLAGPRIGAAVYNAAHSYLAPMALMTTGLALPSPLTLSLAMIWLAHIGIDRALGYGLKYSTGFGFTHLGRIGKDAAKAT; translated from the coding sequence ATGACTGATATCGCAAGCGGGGGCGCGACAGGCGCCGCCATAGGTGGGGCGCGGACGCTGCTACGGCTGGAGGGACTGGCGCTGTTTGCGGGCATGACCCTGCTTTACGCGGTATGGGAGGGATCGTGGTGGGTCTACGCCCTCTTGTTCCTGGCGCCCGATCTGAGCTTCGCAGGATACCTCGCAGGCCCCCGGATCGGGGCAGCCGTCTATAACGCCGCCCACAGCTATCTGGCACCGATGGCGCTGATGACGACGGGCCTGGCGCTTCCCTCGCCGCTCACGCTCTCGCTCGCGATGATCTGGCTGGCCCATATCGGCATCGACCGCGCACTCGGCTACGGCCTGAAATATTCCACCGGTTTCGGCTTCACCCATCTCGGCCGGATCGGCAAGGATGCGGCGAAGGCGACCTGA
- a CDS encoding DUF2214 family protein has product MSTVFAFLHHLCAFTLVSAVAIEFTLVRGELTLASARRLLATDAVLGISAAALLVIGLLRVFFFEKGADYYFHNHAFLAKLAIFIAVALMSIVPTREFLSWRGALRAGQAPAVSARKLALVRRILHGELFAIVLILLCAAIMARGGWV; this is encoded by the coding sequence ATGTCCACTGTCTTCGCCTTCCTCCACCATCTCTGCGCCTTCACGCTGGTGTCGGCGGTCGCGATCGAGTTCACGCTGGTCCGCGGCGAGCTGACGCTGGCGTCGGCACGCCGGTTGTTGGCGACCGATGCGGTGCTCGGCATTTCGGCCGCCGCGCTGCTGGTGATCGGGCTGTTGCGGGTGTTCTTCTTCGAGAAGGGCGCGGACTACTATTTCCACAATCACGCCTTCCTGGCCAAACTCGCGATCTTCATCGCGGTCGCGCTAATGTCGATCGTGCCGACCCGCGAGTTTCTGTCGTGGCGCGGGGCGCTGCGGGCCGGGCAGGCGCCGGCGGTCAGCGCGAGGAAGCTGGCATTGGTCCGCAGGATCCTGCATGGCGAATTGTTCGCCATCGTCCTGATCCTGCTGTGCGCCGCGATCATGGCGCGCGGCGGCTGGGTTTAA
- a CDS encoding Bug family tripartite tricarboxylate transporter substrate binding protein — MGFQSRRANAAALYRTLALAAFAVFALAGGPATAQGWPERPVTLIVPFPAGGGTDAFARPLSAQLDKQLGVRVLIDNRGGAGGTIGAAAAAKAEPNGYTFFVGAAHHAIAPSIFLKLDYDIEKDFIPVALIAAPPQVIVVNPSKVEAKTLAEFIAYLKANPGKVDFASAGRGTTHQLAGELFNILAGTKMNHVPYRGAGPAMQDLVSGHVHVMFDGLGSSANQIQGGTLRALAVAAPQRSAAVPNVPTAAEAGLKGFEVSTWYALFAPKGTPPEVIKRMSAEVRKALDSEPIKEMWAKNGSAIPTLMGPEFGKFVAAEVVRWRDVVQKAGIKPE; from the coding sequence ATGGGCTTTCAATCACGGCGCGCGAACGCGGCCGCCCTTTATCGAACATTGGCTTTGGCGGCCTTTGCGGTCTTCGCACTCGCCGGCGGACCGGCCACAGCGCAGGGCTGGCCGGAACGGCCGGTGACCTTGATCGTGCCGTTTCCGGCCGGCGGCGGCACCGATGCTTTCGCGCGTCCGCTGTCGGCGCAGCTCGACAAGCAGCTCGGTGTACGCGTTCTGATCGACAACCGCGGCGGCGCCGGCGGCACCATCGGTGCGGCAGCGGCGGCCAAGGCCGAACCCAATGGCTACACCTTCTTCGTCGGTGCGGCGCATCATGCGATCGCGCCATCGATCTTTCTCAAGCTCGATTACGACATTGAGAAGGATTTTATCCCGGTTGCCCTGATCGCCGCCCCGCCGCAGGTGATCGTCGTCAATCCCTCCAAAGTTGAGGCCAAGACGCTGGCCGAATTCATTGCCTACCTGAAGGCGAATCCGGGCAAAGTGGATTTTGCCTCTGCAGGTCGCGGAACCACCCATCAGCTGGCGGGCGAATTGTTCAACATCCTCGCCGGCACCAAGATGAATCATGTGCCGTATCGCGGCGCGGGTCCTGCGATGCAGGATCTGGTCTCCGGGCATGTCCATGTGATGTTCGACGGGCTTGGTTCGTCGGCGAACCAGATCCAGGGCGGCACGCTGCGCGCCCTGGCGGTCGCGGCGCCGCAGCGCTCGGCCGCGGTCCCCAATGTGCCGACCGCTGCCGAAGCGGGGCTCAAGGGCTTCGAGGTGTCGACCTGGTATGCGCTGTTCGCCCCGAAGGGCACGCCGCCGGAGGTCATCAAGCGGATGTCGGCCGAAGTGCGCAAGGCACTGGACTCGGAGCCCATCAAGGAAATGTGGGCGAAGAACGGCTCCGCTATCCCGACGCTGATGGGGCCGGAGTTCGGAAAGTTCGTTGCAGCCGAAGTCGTGCGATGGCGCGACGTGGTGCAGAAGGCCGGCATCAAGCCGGAGTGA